The Candidatus Binatia bacterium genome has a window encoding:
- a CDS encoding isocitrate/isopropylmalate family dehydrogenase, producing the protein MAVPTLVVLEGDQTGQELLLEALRVLEPQTIGFAIEFERYDLSLENRRATANRVVLNAAEAMKRRRVGLKAATITPDTPGDVGSPNRILREAIGGSVIVRTGRKIPRVLPVAGIHAPISVVRMAVGDAYGATEWRDGSGMDEVASRTETISRRVCRYVAEYAFQHAERSGATVFGGPKYTVSPVYEGMLKEEMDAAAARHPGVPYDPQLIDATYALLLSTAGDTPLVIPALNRDGDCLSDLVMQLFGSIAGAESVVLAFNERLQPSTVMAEAPHGTAPRLHGKNVANPLAMILAASAALSYMEDPRAVAASRAISKAAFEAVRDGIATADLGGHATTSEFTNAVILRIRGEACPS; encoded by the coding sequence TTGGCGGTGCCGACGCTCGTCGTCCTCGAGGGCGATCAGACCGGACAAGAGTTGTTGCTCGAAGCGCTGCGCGTGCTCGAGCCGCAGACGATAGGTTTCGCAATCGAGTTCGAGCGCTACGACCTCTCGCTCGAAAACCGGCGCGCGACCGCGAACCGCGTCGTGCTCAATGCGGCCGAAGCGATGAAGCGCCGGCGCGTCGGGCTCAAAGCGGCGACCATAACGCCGGACACCCCTGGCGACGTCGGTTCGCCCAACCGCATCCTCCGCGAGGCGATCGGCGGCAGCGTCATCGTGCGCACGGGCCGCAAGATTCCGCGCGTCCTTCCCGTCGCGGGCATTCACGCGCCGATCTCGGTCGTGAGGATGGCGGTCGGCGACGCGTACGGCGCGACCGAGTGGCGCGACGGCTCGGGCATGGATGAGGTCGCCTCGCGCACCGAGACGATCTCGCGCCGCGTCTGTCGCTACGTCGCCGAGTACGCATTCCAACACGCCGAGAGATCGGGCGCGACGGTCTTCGGCGGCCCCAAGTATACGGTGAGCCCGGTCTACGAGGGCATGCTCAAAGAAGAGATGGACGCCGCGGCCGCGCGGCATCCGGGCGTCCCCTACGATCCGCAGCTCATCGACGCCACCTACGCGCTGCTGCTCTCGACCGCCGGCGACACGCCGCTCGTCATTCCGGCGCTCAATCGCGACGGCGACTGTCTCTCCGATCTCGTGATGCAGCTCTTCGGCTCGATCGCCGGCGCGGAGTCGGTCGTGCTGGCTTTCAACGAGCGACTGCAGCCCTCGACGGTCATGGCCGAGGCACCGCACGGCACGGCGCCGCGCCTTCACGGCAAAAACGTTGCGAACCCGCTCGCGATGATTCTGGCGGCCTCGGCCGCGCTATCGTATATGGAAGACCCACGAGCAGTCGCCGCCTCGCGCGCGATCTCCAAGGCGGCCTTCGAGGCGGTGCGCGACGGCATCGCAACCGCGGATCTCGGCGGCCACGCCACGACGAGCGAGTTCACGAACGCCGTCATCCTTCGAATTCGAGGAGAAGCATGTCCCAGCTAA